The DNA sequence CCAGCCCGCCCCCCAGATGTATCAGCAGTTCGAGGCGATCTTTGCCCGCTATGCGGATGTGGATGTCATCGCGCGTTCGGCGCTTGGTCCGGCGGCGCGCCAGACCGATCCGGCGACCTTTGCCGAGTACCGGCAGGCGTTCCAGGGCTATATCGGCCGCAAGTACGGCGCCCGGTTCCGCGAGTTCATCGGATCGCGGATCGAGGTGACGGGGTCGCGGCAGCTGAAGAGCTTTTATGCGGTGACGTCGGTGGCCTATCTGAACGGTCGCGCGCCGCTGGAGGTCGAATGGCACGTCTCGGACCGCTCGGGGCAGGATCTCTATTTCAACATCATCATCGAGGGCGTGAACATGCTGGCCAGCGAACGGGCCGAGATCGGCGCCATGCTGGCCCGTCGGCAGGGTGATGTCGCGGCGCTGGCCGCCGATCTGCGTCAGGCGGGCTGACCGCACCGGCCCACGAAAAAGCCGCCCGGTCGCAGGACCGGGCGGCTTCTTCATGTCCGGGGGTCAGTTTCCGCCCAGGATGCCGTTCAGGGCGCGGGACAGGGCGTCGTCCGAATCGGCGCCTACGCTGCTGCCCGGCGTGACGGGGGCCCCGCCCTGGACCTCTCCGGGGGCGGTGATCACGCGGCCGCTGTTCTGCGCCTCGATCCCGTTCATCACCCCGGCCAGCGCCGCGGCCAGCGGATCGTCGGCCGATCCGCTGGTCACCACCTGCGGGGTCGTGCCGCCGCTGGACATGATGATCCCGCTGCCGTCGGGCGACACGGTCGACAGGGGCAGCTCGGGCAGCCCGTCATGGATCTCCAGCATCACCGCCTGCCAGATCTCGGCCGGCAGACCGCCGCCGGTGACCCCGGTCAGGGGCGTGTTGTCGTCGTTGCCCATCCAGACGCCGGTCACGTACTGTTCGGTAAAGCCCACGAACCATGCGTCGCGAT is a window from the Paracoccus marcusii genome containing:
- a CDS encoding MlaC/ttg2D family ABC transporter substrate-binding protein, with product MRTSSTPIRTDRRGLLGLIGCASLTAVLPWRPAHALDADGAHALIDRSLAEVYQVINSGQPAPQMYQQFEAIFARYADVDVIARSALGPAARQTDPATFAEYRQAFQGYIGRKYGARFREFIGSRIEVTGSRQLKSFYAVTSVAYLNGRAPLEVEWHVSDRSGQDLYFNIIIEGVNMLASERAEIGAMLARRQGDVAALAADLRQAG